In Zhaonella formicivorans, one DNA window encodes the following:
- the mreD gene encoding rod shape-determining protein MreD: MRTVILGASLLGSLILESTVLEYFKVAGVKPDLLLILVVFNALLHGCYHGAKLGFVFGLVEDVFIGKFIGLNALTKMLTGYLVGMGENKVFKENLLIPVFGLFTATFLNNILYVFLAGLAGVERNLAFYVWDVTLPTALYNACLAPLFYGKFYHSATKGYLRLSRY; encoded by the coding sequence ATGCGGACTGTAATTTTGGGAGCCTCTTTACTGGGTAGCTTAATACTTGAATCCACTGTCCTGGAATATTTTAAAGTGGCGGGTGTTAAACCCGATTTGCTTTTAATATTAGTGGTATTCAATGCTTTGCTGCACGGATGTTATCATGGTGCCAAACTTGGCTTTGTTTTTGGACTGGTGGAAGATGTTTTTATTGGCAAGTTTATCGGTTTAAATGCATTGACCAAAATGCTCACCGGCTACCTGGTCGGCATGGGCGAAAACAAGGTATTTAAGGAAAATCTGCTTATTCCTGTTTTCGGTCTCTTTACTGCCACATTTTTAAACAATATTCTCTACGTTTTTTTAGCGGGACTGGCCGGGGTGGAACGGAATCTGGCCTTTTACGTCTGGGATGTAACCTTACCTACAGCTTTATACAATGCCTGTCTTGCACCGCTCTTTTACGGGAAATTTTATCACTCGGCCACAAAAGGATA
- the mreC gene encoding rod shape-determining protein MreC — MARVRINKSLIGFIILIGVGLFAVRFSTPGRNALTPVEIWFRDILAPLQSGVTTVTRFTGTVVNNILSFKDLQAENKALRGQIERLTEENNQLEEYRQQNLRLRQLLRLEKMLGSQFELEAAEVIARDIKNWNQSLTINKGSRHGLKKGMAVITHQGLVGRISAVSENTAEVLLILDRQGAVAGLLQASRFPGVVEGTTDDSGLLQMIHLPYDAPVRENQVVVTSGLGQVIPKGLRIGYVVGIKPEPNGLMKRALIKPFADLDRLEEVMVVKAVKGGM; from the coding sequence TTGGCCCGTGTTCGTATTAATAAATCTCTGATCGGTTTTATAATTCTCATAGGCGTAGGTTTATTTGCTGTACGGTTTTCTACGCCCGGGAGAAATGCATTGACCCCGGTCGAAATCTGGTTCCGGGATATTTTAGCCCCGCTGCAAAGCGGGGTTACGACTGTAACTCGCTTTACCGGCACAGTAGTGAACAACATTCTGTCTTTCAAAGATCTACAGGCAGAAAATAAGGCCTTGAGGGGCCAGATTGAGCGTTTAACCGAAGAAAACAACCAGTTGGAAGAATACAGACAGCAAAACTTGCGCTTGCGGCAGTTGCTGCGTTTGGAAAAAATGCTTGGTTCCCAGTTTGAGCTGGAGGCCGCAGAAGTGATTGCCCGGGATATTAAAAACTGGAATCAGAGCTTAACCATCAATAAAGGCAGTCGCCATGGTCTAAAGAAAGGCATGGCCGTAATTACCCACCAAGGTTTGGTGGGCCGGATTAGCGCCGTCAGCGAAAACACGGCAGAAGTGCTTTTAATCTTGGACAGACAAGGGGCTGTGGCAGGCTTGCTTCAGGCTTCCCGTTTTCCCGGGGTAGTAGAGGGTACCACAGATGATTCAGGCTTGCTGCAGATGATCCACCTGCCTTATGATGCCCCGGTACGGGAAAATCAGGTGGTTGTTACTTCCGGTTTGGGCCAGGTAATTCCAAAGGGGCTGCGGATTGGCTATGTGGTTGGAATAAAACCTGAACCCAACGGCTTGATGAAGCGGGCTCTGATCAAACCGTTTGCTGATTTGGACCGCTTGGAGGAAGTGATGGTGGTTAAGGCAGTAAAAGGGGGTATGTAG
- a CDS encoding rod shape-determining protein has protein sequence MLLGRDLGIDLGTANTLVHVKGKGIIMQEPSVVAMQKDTGSVLAVGEEAKKMIGRTPGNIVAIRPLKDGVIADFDVTQAMLRYFIGKAVKKSLLSKPRVVVGVPSGVTAVEERAVKEAALQAGAKEAYLIEEPMAAAIGAGLPVHEPTGNMIVDIGGGTTEVAIISLGGIVTSRSIRIGGDEMDEAIVQHIKRKYNLMIGERTAEEIKIDIGAAYFGDTEQDRIRKERIYPVRGRDLVTGLPKTIEISALEVQEALAEPVSGILDAIKVCLEKTPPELAADIMDRGIMMAGGGSLLWGLDRLVSEETGMPVHLADDPLTAVANGTGKVLENIEVLKRVLISPKRLG, from the coding sequence ATGTTGTTAGGAAGAGATTTGGGCATAGATCTGGGAACGGCCAATACTTTGGTACATGTAAAGGGCAAAGGTATTATCATGCAGGAACCTTCTGTAGTAGCCATGCAAAAGGATACAGGGTCAGTACTGGCTGTAGGGGAAGAGGCTAAAAAGATGATCGGCAGAACTCCGGGCAATATTGTAGCTATCCGGCCTCTAAAAGACGGTGTTATTGCAGATTTTGACGTTACCCAGGCCATGCTGCGCTATTTTATCGGGAAAGCGGTTAAAAAATCCTTGTTATCAAAGCCCAGGGTGGTGGTAGGAGTTCCTTCCGGGGTTACAGCCGTGGAAGAAAGGGCAGTCAAGGAAGCAGCATTACAAGCCGGTGCCAAGGAAGCCTATCTTATTGAAGAGCCCATGGCGGCAGCTATTGGCGCAGGACTTCCTGTTCACGAGCCAACCGGAAATATGATTGTAGACATCGGGGGAGGCACCACTGAGGTTGCCATTATTTCTTTAGGCGGGATTGTGACCAGCCGCTCAATCAGGATTGGCGGCGACGAAATGGATGAGGCAATCGTGCAGCATATCAAACGCAAATATAACTTGATGATTGGCGAGCGCACAGCAGAGGAAATTAAGATTGACATAGGTGCTGCCTATTTTGGCGATACGGAGCAGGACCGCATCAGAAAAGAGCGTATTTACCCCGTTAGAGGGCGGGATCTGGTTACCGGTTTGCCTAAGACCATTGAGATCAGTGCTCTGGAAGTGCAAGAAGCACTGGCTGAGCCTGTTTCCGGCATTTTGGACGCAATTAAAGTGTGCCTGGAAAAAACCCCGCCGGAATTGGCGGCCGATATTATGGACCGCGGTATTATGATGGCAGGCGGTGGTTCACTGCTCTGGGGGCTGGACCGTTTAGTCAGCGAAGAAACAGGTATGCCGGTACACCTGGCTGATGATCCGTTAACTGCTGTTGCCAACGGCACCGGCAAAGTTTTGGAAAATATCGAAGTATTGAAGAGAGTGTTAATATCCCCCAAAAGGTTAGGATAG
- the radC gene encoding RadC family protein yields the protein MEYRLTIKEMPEELRPRERMLKAGPHSLSNSELLAILLRTGSRKESALDLASRILKEKEGLQFLADAALEELVGIQGVGLAKAAQIKAAVELGKRLAAYKGEQRFTVESPASAANLLMDEMRFLDREHFRAILLNTKNHVLGTETISIGSLNSSIVHPRELFKQAIKKSAAALILAHNHPSGDPTPSREDVEVTKRLLEAGKIIGIEILDHLVIGNGIYVSFKERGLI from the coding sequence ATGGAATATCGTTTAACCATCAAAGAAATGCCGGAGGAACTGCGGCCCAGGGAACGCATGCTTAAGGCCGGCCCCCATAGCTTAAGCAATTCTGAACTGCTAGCAATCCTTTTAAGGACGGGCAGCCGGAAAGAGTCGGCATTGGATCTGGCCAGCCGGATCCTGAAAGAGAAAGAAGGGCTGCAATTTTTAGCAGATGCCGCTCTGGAAGAACTGGTAGGGATTCAGGGTGTAGGTTTAGCCAAAGCGGCTCAGATTAAAGCTGCGGTTGAACTGGGCAAACGGTTGGCCGCCTATAAAGGTGAACAACGGTTTACTGTAGAGTCCCCCGCTTCGGCAGCTAATTTATTAATGGATGAAATGCGTTTTCTAGATAGGGAGCATTTTAGAGCCATCCTTTTGAACACCAAGAATCATGTCTTAGGAACAGAGACAATCTCCATTGGCAGTTTGAATTCTTCTATCGTGCATCCCAGGGAGCTGTTTAAACAAGCAATTAAAAAGAGTGCGGCTGCGTTAATTTTAGCTCATAACCACCCCAGCGGCGATCCGACCCCTAGCCGGGAGGATGTAGAAGTTACTAAGCGGCTTTTGGAAGCCGGAAAAATTATTGGCATTGAAATTTTAGATCATTTGGTTATTGGCAATGGTATTTACGTTAGCTTCAAAGAACGCGGGTTAATTTAA
- a CDS encoding Maf family protein, which produces MRLILASQSPRRKELLKQIGLEFEIIVSQAEEKLEGDDPVILAEKLALKKAEEVAGQIDGGLVLGADTIVVLGGTILGKPQSKKEAVQMLTLLSGQKHRVITGVALIDAATKERRLGHEITEVKFRELTEQEIRGYVETKEYLDKAGAYGIQGLGALLVERIEGCYYNVVGLPLTRLYLMLKDFGFNVF; this is translated from the coding sequence ATGAGACTGATCCTCGCTTCCCAGTCACCCAGGCGCAAAGAGCTGCTCAAGCAGATTGGTTTGGAATTCGAGATCATCGTAAGCCAGGCAGAAGAAAAACTGGAAGGCGATGATCCGGTGATACTAGCAGAAAAGCTGGCCTTAAAAAAAGCAGAAGAAGTGGCCGGGCAAATTGACGGCGGTCTGGTGCTGGGTGCGGATACAATTGTGGTTTTGGGCGGAACAATTTTAGGCAAACCACAGTCTAAAAAAGAAGCTGTACAGATGTTAACACTTTTAAGCGGTCAAAAACACCGGGTAATTACCGGTGTGGCACTAATCGATGCCGCTACAAAGGAACGGCGTTTGGGCCATGAAATTACTGAAGTGAAGTTCAGAGAGTTAACAGAGCAGGAAATAAGAGGATATGTGGAGACAAAAGAATACTTGGACAAGGCAGGAGCTTACGGTATTCAAGGGTTAGGGGCGCTGTTGGTGGAAAGGATTGAAGGATGTTATTACAACGTGGTAGGCTTGCCCTTAACCAGGCTGTACTTAATGTTAAAAGATTTCGGCTTTAATGTATTTTAA
- a CDS encoding redox-sensing transcriptional repressor Rex translates to MKSLKIPEATIIRLSVYSRYLSEVDRKGVVTISSNEIAEGVGVSSAQVRKDLAYFGEFGTRGVGYNVKDLHRHIIKILGLNYEWPVIIVGAGNLGTALSMYGGFRQRGFKIVGIFDNDPSKIGYKLNGVEVFPMGRIPEVVEAEDAQIGIIAVPADVAQEVANTLVQANLKAILNFAPRVLTVPKDVELRNVDLSVNLEILTFNLGMKKTKE, encoded by the coding sequence TTGAAAAGTCTCAAAATACCAGAAGCGACGATAATCAGGCTCTCTGTTTACTCCAGATACTTATCAGAAGTTGACCGCAAAGGCGTTGTCACTATTTCCTCCAATGAAATTGCTGAAGGAGTTGGAGTAAGTTCTGCTCAGGTCCGCAAAGACCTGGCTTACTTTGGAGAGTTCGGTACACGCGGAGTGGGATATAATGTTAAAGACTTGCACAGGCATATTATCAAGATTCTAGGCTTAAATTACGAGTGGCCGGTAATAATTGTCGGTGCCGGTAACCTGGGAACAGCCCTTTCCATGTATGGGGGTTTTAGGCAGCGGGGTTTTAAAATAGTCGGTATTTTTGACAACGATCCCAGTAAGATTGGCTACAAGTTAAATGGGGTAGAAGTATTCCCCATGGGCCGCATACCGGAAGTAGTAGAAGCAGAAGATGCGCAAATTGGCATTATTGCCGTTCCTGCAGATGTGGCGCAGGAAGTGGCAAATACGCTGGTGCAAGCGAACCTGAAAGCAATTCTAAACTTTGCTCCCAGGGTCTTAACAGTTCCTAAAGATGTGGAACTCCGCAATGTGGATCTTTCTGTCAACCTGGAGATCCTGACTTTTAACCTCGGAATGAAGAAAACAAAGGAATGA
- a CDS encoding bifunctional folylpolyglutamate synthase/dihydrofolate synthase, with the protein MNYQEALDYLKQLTKFGWNPGLFRIQKLMEMLGNPEQKLKVIHIGGTNGKGSTSAMVTSILQQAGYRVGLFTSPHLHSYTERVQINGKQIPPERIAELLTTLKPLLEEMVAAGYEHPTEFEVNTALALLYFYREQVDYCVLEVGLGGAIDSTNVVQPLVAVITNVGMDHMDYLGNTLTEIARVKAGIIKRGVRAVTAADRPEVLKVIEGVCKEKGVELVHVGRDIAYEVKNVTPAGTCFSVKGLKQDYNDLFTPLVGSHQAVNGATAVAAIESLAHFGIEIAPEHIRKGLALTSWPARLELFQKDPAVLIDAAHNLDGARTLQEALQNVFTFKRLVLVIGMLADKEREKVLALLAPLADSIIVTKPNSPRVGQWQDMAQMAKKYTSNVYLVEDIAAAVEKGLSLTGPDDLLCITGSIYMVAEARAFLLSNK; encoded by the coding sequence ATGAATTACCAAGAAGCTTTGGACTACCTTAAGCAGCTGACTAAATTCGGCTGGAATCCTGGGTTGTTCAGGATTCAAAAATTAATGGAGATGCTTGGCAACCCTGAGCAGAAATTAAAAGTAATTCATATCGGGGGGACAAACGGCAAAGGCTCAACTTCAGCTATGGTGACCAGCATTCTGCAGCAAGCAGGTTACAGGGTGGGGCTTTTTACTTCGCCCCACCTGCATTCCTATACGGAACGGGTACAAATTAACGGCAAGCAGATTCCCCCGGAAAGGATTGCGGAACTGTTAACTACCTTAAAGCCTCTTTTGGAGGAAATGGTTGCGGCCGGTTACGAACACCCGACCGAATTTGAAGTGAATACTGCGCTGGCTTTACTTTATTTTTACCGGGAGCAGGTTGATTACTGCGTGTTGGAGGTCGGTTTGGGAGGGGCCATCGATTCTACTAACGTAGTACAGCCTTTGGTAGCGGTGATTACCAATGTAGGCATGGACCACATGGACTACCTGGGTAATACCCTTACCGAGATTGCCAGGGTGAAAGCGGGGATAATTAAAAGGGGTGTCCGGGCGGTTACTGCGGCAGATCGTCCCGAAGTGCTTAAAGTTATTGAAGGTGTTTGTAAGGAAAAAGGCGTGGAATTAGTACATGTGGGGCGCGACATTGCCTATGAGGTTAAAAACGTTACCCCGGCGGGAACTTGCTTTTCAGTTAAAGGGCTTAAACAGGATTACAATGACTTGTTTACTCCTTTGGTCGGCTCTCACCAGGCAGTCAATGGAGCGACAGCAGTTGCCGCTATAGAATCCTTAGCTCACTTTGGAATTGAGATTGCTCCTGAGCATATTAGGAAAGGCTTAGCTTTGACTTCCTGGCCGGCACGCCTGGAACTATTCCAAAAAGATCCGGCTGTTCTAATCGATGCCGCCCATAACCTGGATGGCGCACGGACTTTGCAGGAAGCTTTACAAAATGTCTTCACGTTTAAACGGCTGGTCTTAGTCATCGGCATGCTGGCTGACAAGGAGAGGGAAAAAGTGTTGGCACTCCTGGCGCCGCTGGCCGACAGCATTATTGTTACCAAACCAAATAGTCCCAGAGTGGGACAGTGGCAGGACATGGCCCAAATGGCTAAAAAGTATACATCAAATGTCTATTTAGTGGAAGATATTGCAGCAGCGGTAGAGAAGGGCTTGAGTCTAACAGGGCCCGACGATCTGTTGTGCATTACAGGGTCCATTTACATGGTTGCTGAGGCAAGAGCCTTTTTATTAAGCAATAAATAA